The DNA sequence TATACCGAGCAGGATAAGGAACTGCTGCAATACGTCTGTGCGCAAATCACCACCGCTATCGAGCGCCAGCAACTGCACGCCCGGTTGCAGCACATGGCGCAGTATGACCAATTGACCCAGGTGCCCAACCGCGAATTGCTGCGTGACCGCTTCAAGGCGGCGCTGGCCACCGCCCGGGCCGCATCGGGGCGCATGGCCCTGCTGTATATCGATCTGGATCGCTTCAAGCAGATCAACGACACCTACGGCCATGGGGTGGGCGATATGCTGTTGCAAGCGGTGGCCAGCCGACTCAAGGGGTGTGTACGTGATACCGACACCGTGGCACGCATTGGTGGGGACGAGTTTGTGGTTCTACTCCATAGCATTCAGGTTCTGGAAGATGCCCACCGCGTGCAGGAAAAAATCCGTCATGCGTTGGCCCAACCGCTGCGCCTGGACGGGCATTGCCTGAGCATTGAGCCGAGCATTGGTGTCGCCTGTTTTCCCGAGGATGGCACCGAAGACGTGGCGCTGTTCCGCCACGCTGACGCGGCGATGTATGCCGCCAAACGCCACAATCACAAGGTGTTCGGTATCTGACTGCGCGCCACCGTTCGTCGTGGCGCCGGATGTTTAATCAAACCTTTGAGCCCTTGATCCTTTCAAATGCCAGGCGAGCCCGCTTGCCCCTATCCGTGAAGCGGGAGGGCCAAACCACGTCCGGTTCACGAGGCGATGACCCAGGAAACATCGCCCACGATCGAACGAAGGTGTCTGAAACGGGTCGCAAAAGTGGGAGAACCACTACTTCGACCGACGAGATTCCCGGTGGAAAACCAAAATCGGTCGTAAAACCGAGTCGGATTTTTTTACTGGAACGTCTCACGTGGTTCTGATTCATGGGCGGGAAAACCTGCCGCAACTTTTTTCAGAGGAGGGCGTGATCATGAGCCGGATGGCCATCTTTTTACGCACCAGCAGTCTCGTCGTGCTGATGGGCCTGGGTGCCAATAGTGCCTGGGCCCAATCGCCTGCCGAATTCATCAACGATGCGTCGGCCAAAGGCATGGCCGACATCGAGGCCAGCCGCATGGCCCACGGGAAAGCCGAATCCAGGGAGGTCAAGGATTACACCATCATGGTGATCAACGACCGCACCACCGCCAATCAACATCTGGCGAAGATCGCGAAAAAGCTCGACTTGCCTGTCGCGCCTCGAGAGGAGGTAGCAGACAAGGCCAAGACGCTGATGCCGCAGGTACAGGAGGGCGAGTCCTTCGAAGCTGCTTATGCAGCCAGTCAGGTCAAGGCCACCGAGGAAGCCATCGCGCAAATCGAGCAGCAAGCCCAGACCACCGAAGTACCGGAAATCAAGGCGTTTGCCGATGAGACCCTGCCTAAATTGCAGACCCATCTTGAAATGGCCAGGGCGCTGCAAGCCAGTCGCTGATTCGCACCCCTTCTTACATCAAGACCAGGGCGTTCGCGTCCTGGCTCATCTTGCCCGCCGAAAAGGAGAAGTTCGATGTCCACACGCCGAGAACCCAACCAATACGCGATGCAGAACCCACTGACCCAATATCCGCGCCCACCCTTTCCTGACCAGCCGCAGTCGCCACCGGGCATTGACCAGGACATGGTGCCCAAGCCCGATCATGGTGAAAAAAGTTACCAGGGCTTCGGGCGTCTGGAAGGGCGCAAGGCACTGGTCACCGGTGGTGACTCAGGTATCGGTCGTGCCGCCGCCATCGCCTATGCCCGCGAGGGTGCGGATGTCGCGATCAACTATTTGCCCAGCGAAGAGCGTGATGCGCGGCAAGTCATAGAATTGATCGAAGCCGAAGGCCGCAAGGCGATCGCGATTCCTGGTGACCTCAAGGACGAAACCTTTTGTGTGCAATTGGTGAAGAGTGCCCACGAGCAATTGGGCGGCCTGGATATTGTGGTGAACGTCGCCGGTAAGCAGGAGGCGCAAAAAGACATTGCCGACATCACCACCGCGCAATTCGACGACACCATGAAAACCAACATCTATGCGATGTTCTGGATCTGCAAGGCGGCGGTGCCACTGATGCCGGCGGGAGCGACGATTATCAATACCGCCTCGATCCAATCCTACGATCCGTCCGCGACGCTGTTGGATTACGCCACCACCAAAGCGGCCATTGTGGCGTTTACCAAGGCGCTGGCCGGGCAGGTCATCAGCAAGGGCATCCGGGTCAATGCCGTGGCACCGGGGCCGATCTGGACCGTGCTGCAACCCAGCGGCGGCCAACCGCAGGAGAAAATTCCTACCTTTGGTGCCCAGGTGCCGATGAAACGTCCAGGCCAACCGGCCGAATGTGCGCCGCTCTATGTATTGCTGGCATCCCAGGAGTCGAGTTACATCACCGGGGAAGTGTTTGGCGTGACAGGTGGCAACCCACTGCCTTGATGCTTGGCCGAAGCGCGCGAGTGGCACGTCACCACTCGCGCATCTCTCAGCACTGGTTCAGGTCGATCTTGCTTTTCGCTTCCAGGCCTTCAAGGCTTTTGACCTCGTCGTTGCCCATGGCTTGGTAGTGCTTTCTCAACGCCTCCAGTTGCTTGAGGTCCAGGGATTCGAGCCCGAGCATCGCGTTTTGTGCCTCCTTGGTCGCTCGCAACAACTCATCGATCTTCAGGTGCAAGATGTCTGTATCGCGGTTCTGCGTGTTCTGGATCAGGAACACCATGAGGAAGGTGATGATGGTGGTCGAGGTGTTAATGATCAATTGCCAGGTGTCGTTGAAACCGAAGAAAGGTCCGCTGGCTGCCCACAGTGCCAACAACACGATGGCCCCCAGGAATGTCTTGGGGCTCCCCGCCCAGAGGGCTAGTTTTTGAGCGATTTTTGCGAACGTCATTGCCGTGTTTCCTTATGGGATGCACCTGTCTGGTGTGACAGCAACGAGGCGGTGAAAATTCTACTTACATTTCAGTCGCCAACATCCGTCGACGTTCATCGTCCGGCACGATGACAGTCGCAACCATTACCGCTCTCGCAGGTCACTGCTCAAAGCCCTCGGCATCGGAGTACATCATGAATCTCGCCCGCACTTTTTGCCTTGCCTGCTGCTTGTTCGCCCTGCAAGGCTGTTTCGACAACTCGGATAACGAGACCAAGGACAACACCGACGGCACCAAGTCTTCGGTGCAGATGCAGGAGTCCGGGGCGGAGAAAAAATAGACGGCCCGCAGCCACCGGAGCGGTGACTGCAAAACCCCAGTGGGAGCGAGCTTGCTCGCGATGGCGTCAGATCAGCAGCATCCAGATTGGCTGACAGGGCGCTATCGCGAGCAAGCTCGCTCCCACAAACGTTCACCGCCCTTAGGGCGTCATCAGCACGCTACGCTTCCCTGGGTACCGGGCCTCTTGTGTAAAGAGATATTGTCGTGCTATCACTCACGCAAGGACGCTCAGTGCCCAGTTAACTTCCCGATAGGGAGAAGGGCCTTGGATGGAGCTCAGCATGGACCGGCTGCGCCAGCACGCAATTGATCGTAAGAAAATCAAACATATCCCGTTTTTTCAAATCGGGCGGTTATGTCGTGCCTGAAATCTAATAAATGACACCTTAATTGCCCATTTTTTCTAGGCGAAATATCCGCTCAAGCTTCACTGGCCACAGCCGAAAAACACCGCAGAGATTCTTGCTTCAGTTTTGTAAACAAGCACTGATTTTACGAGACCTCCTCTACCATCCTTAAACAGGGAAGAAAAATGGCCGTTATCAATGGAACAGCTGGCGCAGATGCACTAATTGGCACCGCCGGGGATGATGAGATCAACGCTCTGGGCGGGAACGATGTAATTAAGGGCACTGCTGGCGCAGACAAAATTGACGGCGGTGCTGGTATAGATACTGTTGATTATTCGGCATCGACTGAAGGTATCAGTATAGATTTGCGCCAGGGAACTGGACTTGTTGGACGGGGTGGCGACGCAGAGGGGGATACGCTCATTGGTATCGAAACCGTCATAGGCTCTGCCTTCAACGACGTGCTCTCCTCTGGCCCGTACACCGTAATCCCAACGGTACGGCTGGAAGGGGGGGCTGGCGACGACATCTACAACATCAATCTGGGGCTGACCCCCTACATCATCGAACAGGCCGGTGGCGGCAACGATGAAGTCCGCGTGTCGGTGATCAATGCCAACGGCACGGTCCTGGCGGCAAACGTCGAGCGCCTGACCTACGTCGGCACTGGCGCATTCACCGGTTATGGCAACGACAGCGACAACATCATTACTGGTGGTTCGGGTAACGACACACTGTACGGTGGCGCGGGAGCGGATCAGTTCATCGGCGGTGCCGGCTATGACATAGCGGGTTATACCGACAGCAAAGAAGCTGTGACCATCAACCTCAAGACGGGTGTGCATACCGGGATCGCGGCAGGTGATACCTACACCGGTATCGAGGCGATCAGAGGATCGAATTTCAACGACACGTTCGTTGGCGATGGTAGCGGTATGGATTTCGACGGCGGTGCCGGGATCGACACGGTTGACTACTCGGGCTCGACTGCGGGGGTAAACGTCGATATCCGTACCGGGACGGGAACGGCAGGAACGGGCGGAGATGCCGAAGGCACCATTTTAGCGAATATCGAAACCGTCATAGGCTCTGCCTTCAACGACGTGCTCTCCGCTGGCCCGTACACCGTAGCCCCAACGGTACGGCTGGAAGGGGGGGCTGGCGACGATGTCTACAACATCAA is a window from the Pseudomonas brassicacearum genome containing:
- a CDS encoding SDR family oxidoreductase, which produces MSTRREPNQYAMQNPLTQYPRPPFPDQPQSPPGIDQDMVPKPDHGEKSYQGFGRLEGRKALVTGGDSGIGRAAAIAYAREGADVAINYLPSEERDARQVIELIEAEGRKAIAIPGDLKDETFCVQLVKSAHEQLGGLDIVVNVAGKQEAQKDIADITTAQFDDTMKTNIYAMFWICKAAVPLMPAGATIINTASIQSYDPSATLLDYATTKAAIVAFTKALAGQVISKGIRVNAVAPGPIWTVLQPSGGQPQEKIPTFGAQVPMKRPGQPAECAPLYVLLASQESSYITGEVFGVTGGNPLP
- a CDS encoding low affinity iron permease family protein, with protein sequence MTFAKIAQKLALWAGSPKTFLGAIVLLALWAASGPFFGFNDTWQLIINTSTTIITFLMVFLIQNTQNRDTDILHLKIDELLRATKEAQNAMLGLESLDLKQLEALRKHYQAMGNDEVKSLEGLEAKSKIDLNQC
- a CDS encoding DUF4142 domain-containing protein, with protein sequence MSRMAIFLRTSSLVVLMGLGANSAWAQSPAEFINDASAKGMADIEASRMAHGKAESREVKDYTIMVINDRTTANQHLAKIAKKLDLPVAPREEVADKAKTLMPQVQEGESFEAAYAASQVKATEEAIAQIEQQAQTTEVPEIKAFADETLPKLQTHLEMARALQASR